CTTCGAGGACATCTCGTAAGCCAGAGAGCGAAGTAGCAATCCCCACAACTCCAGCAATGAGTGCAAAGATCACAAAAAATCCAGTTGCCAGGTTTCCAATCGGATCATATATTGGAAACAGTCTAATTGGTACCGGCAAGTTTaacactgccaaagcatatgaatGTTGAACACTATCAGTAGCATGTCTGCTAAGTTGCCCAAAACTCACATCCCTTCTATTTTCATCTGGCCCTGTATCAAGCCACATATCAAGGATCCATGATTCGAGAAATGTAAAGTATTATTAAGTTGGAAAGGAGGAGTAGAAGTATGTAAAATAGAGTGATTCAAAATTCATCAGATCATGGATCCTTCATATAGGGCTGAGATGAAGATATTGCCAACACCGATTCAAATTAGGGCACCATTGTAGGCTAATCAACTTACCTGCATAAGGAGTCTCATCGATGCTATAGTTAAGGGCCCAACCAGCAATGGCTGCGACAATAATATACATTATGAGGTTGAGAAAGAGGAGGATGGATGCAAGAGCTGCTGGCCCCTCAGAGGCCATGGTAGAAGGTGGTAAGTGTAGCCTGAATGTGTTTTAAAGAACCAAGTATGACTAACTTGGCAAGCTcaaatgcatatatatatatataggccaAGTCTATAAAGGGAGTGATTGTAATTTAATGACTGCAGCATAACAAATTGGTCTGCCTTAAGTTCAAAGGAATGGATGACATTCCTTGCTGCTATAGGAGATATCTCCTTCCCTTTCTCCTATGGGAAGGAAAGTATTTCTTTTTAGTATTCCATGCCTGCAAGCCAGTCCATACACGAGAAGAATCATCTGGGAGAAGTTATGATTTGCTATACAAATATATCGATACATGCATTTAACACAGAAATTAGGTGTTTACAAATGCAATCCTTATTGGGATGAACTATGTCAGATTCACATTTCTATTATTTCAGACCTTATCaccatcaaaaaaagaaaaaaaaatcagaccttattGTCTTAGCAGCACCATTTAACGGTCCTTGGGACCAATACTTCCTCATCAGGATGTGCATCCCAGATCTTATTAATTAAATGTTGTTTGATACTAGTATATTTAGATAGATTATGATCTACTAGCAGCAAAAAGAGATTCTACTACAGTGAGCCATCCAAGTCAGGTATTGCCAAAACTATTACTAATTGCATCCATAACCAACAACAGTTGGCCCATTTTTTGTGGTTTATCATATGGAATTAGCAAGTAATCTAAGCCTGGATCTCGATAATAATCTGAATTCAAGTAATCTCTGCAGGAATAAAAGGAAACTGCAAGAAATTCTCCAGTTGTCATTATAGAGCTTGCTGACAATTTGCTCCTATTCATGGAATATTCTATCTTGAACTCCCAAAAGAAAAAAGCAGatgaaattattaaaaaaaaataacaaaccaaggaaaagaaaaggagactAAAAATATGTCAGAGAACATGAAAAGAGGTGGTATAAAGTGGAAGGGCATATAATCTTTGCTTTGTGCCCCACTTCAAATCAATTTCTTGCTTCAAACCTGCACCTGCAACTTCTTAGCAGCAAGAGCCTCAGATTCAAAGTTGGCTCCCAAAGAATTATTGTTTCAACTAGCACAAAAGTCACCACATATGGCTCCATCTTTGAAGCTGGGCAACGATCTTCCAAGTAGCCTAAGTAAAATATAAACAACATGGTCTAAAATGTCACAATTGCAGTTACATTAACCTTTTATGTAAAATTTCAGCAACAGGTAGATTTTGCATCAGCAGGGGGGCAGCTGCTGCTCGTTAGTAATCATGTAAACATTTTAGACGCAAAAACACATCTTTGCCTCGTCTCTCGGTTTCATGTCCCACATGAATAAACCAGCAATGATTTGCCACACCCTGTTAGCAAAAGTTGGTATGCGTAAATATATGTTGAGTGAAACATGGTCAAATTAAAAGAAGTATACACATAAATAGATGTATTTCTACGTAGTAGTTTTAGATGTGCCTCCCAGCACATAAGCAAGAGAAGGTGTTTATGTTGGCTGTCTCATGCTTCCTTGTCAACCTCCATGCATTTCCTTCTCCATATACGCTGATATGCGCCTTGTGCCAGAGTGGGAGGTTGACAAGAATTGCCTTTTTTATTTACTCTTAGTACTACATAAGTAGTGCATAAATTTAATGTTGTTTGTAAATTTTCATGCAAACAATTTTGATAATTCAGAGTTATCAAAGAGGTGGAACTCTGGACTAGCATGTTAAGCCTGACTGGAACTGATATGCAGGTCTGC
The sequence above is a segment of the Elaeis guineensis isolate ETL-2024a chromosome 7, EG11, whole genome shotgun sequence genome. Coding sequences within it:
- the LOC105060425 gene encoding membrane protein PM19L isoform X2, producing MASEGPAALASILLFLNLIMYIIVAAIAGWALNYSIDETPYAVLNLPVPIRLFPIYDPIGNLATGFFVIFALIAGVVGIATSLSGLRDVLEGSPASLLSAAASSIITWALTLLAMGLACKEISISLRPPNLRTLEALTIILSGTQLLCAGALNAGATATTAQERFTGRR
- the LOC105060425 gene encoding membrane protein PM19L isoform X1, whose translation is MASEGPAALASILLFLNLIMYIIVAAIAGWALNYSIDETPYAGPDENRRDVSFGQLSRHATDSVQHSYALAVLNLPVPIRLFPIYDPIGNLATGFFVIFALIAGVVGIATSLSGLRDVLEGSPASLLSAAASSIITWALTLLAMGLACKEISISLRPPNLRTLEALTIILSGTQLLCAGALNAGATATTAQERFTGRR